A stretch of DNA from Methanoplanus endosymbiosus:
ATGGCTGAAGATTCTGTTAAACAGTGAAATTGAACATTCAAAGGCGGAAAAGATCTCAGGTGCACTTAGCAATGAGAATGATATGGTAAGGGCAGCCGCAATTGAAAACCTCAGACAGAGCGGCATTTCGGCCATAGAACCCCTGTTATACCTGTTAATTGATAAAAAGGACAATGTCAAAATTGCCGCAATTGAATCCCTTGGAGATCTTAAAGCAAGAAGGGCCACGCCATATCTGATAAAACTCTGTGGAAATGAGAACAGATTTGTCCGGATGGCATGCGCCGAATCACTTGGAAAAATCAGGGAGATAAAATCAATAGATGCACTGACAAATCTTTTTTCAGACCCTGACGAAAGCGTCAGAAAAGCTGCATCAGCAGCAGTTTCATCTATTGGACCGGATGCACTGCCAAAACTTAAAAGTATACTGGATGACTCAGATATGACTGTCCGGACGACAGCTATCAGAACAATCTCCGGAATTAATGACCCAATTGCAATATCCTATACCGTACGAATGCTCAATGACTATGAATTTGATGTCCGGGAATGTGCGTCAAAGGCAATAAAGAAGATGAGCAATAGTATGTTCAATCCGTTAATGGATGAATGCAGACGTATAATTGTGCAGGGAAATGAACTTGAAAAACTTGGAATTCTCTTTGCACTTGCAGATGTTGACGATTTAAGGGCAAAAGAGATCATAACGGTCTTTGCAGATGACAGAAATCCAAAAATCAGCCAGCGTGCAGCAGACCTGATAACAAAAACAGGAAAACGCCCGGAGATAAAGACAGAGATAATTCCGGAGCTGAAATACGGATCTGAGATTGATGAGATTATCAGCGGACTGAGAAGCACTGATACAGGAGTTCAGGTCAGCGCATCTGAAAAAGTCTTTTCAATGGGTGATGAGATAATAGAACCGCTCATTGAGTCTATGGAGAAGAGCAATCCGGAAGTTCAGAATCTTACAGCCGAAATTCTGATAGGTCTTGGAGATCCTGCAATTGACGGACTTGTAAAACATCTCAGCTCCGGAAGTTTATCTACAAAAATGATCTGTGCACAGAGCCTTGGAAAGATTCAGAATGAGAAGGCATATGCAGCATTATCCGGCGCAATGTACAATGAGAGAGATCCCGTAGTCAGAACGGCCGCCGCAGAATCACTTGGATTTGCTGGAGACGATATGGCATTTGATGCCCTGATTTTTGCAATAAAAGACGAGGATTCAAGAGTAAGGATAGCTGCCATAAGATCACTTGGTTATCTGAATAGTAAAAAAGCAATAAAGCCACTGATAAGTGCACTCAAAGAAGAAGACTTAAACATTATAAATCAGATCACAGACTCATTAAAAAGCCTGGGAGAAGATGCAGTCCGGGAACTTTCAGAGTCGCTTCACTCATGCAAAAACAGCACAATACGGTATAATATCGCAGAAGCCCTCGACAGCCTCTCCTGGGTTCCTGAAACAGAGAGAGACATCATCTATTATCTGATAGCAAAGGATAACTGGGAAGAGGTAAGAAAAACCGGAGAGGTTGCAGTCGGGCCACTTGAAGAGATACTCTCTGATGACAACTATGAGGTAAGACTTGCCGCCCTGGAGACAATAATAGCTATTGGTGGAAAAAAAACAATTATGCCGATGATTAAAGCTCTTATGGACCCCAATTCAATAGTCAGAAAAAAATCAGAGGCAGGGCTTGTAAAAGCAGGCGAAAGTGCACTGCCTTATCTTGAAAAGACGGTTGCAGAATCAGACAATCCAAACCTGAAGACATTTGCAATGAAAGCCATAGTAAAAATTACATCCTGAAAAGTAATTTATGATCTGCTGTATTTCCTGTGAAATTTTCAGTTATACGCCCACGATTAAAGTCGTGGGCTTACGGTCTGTTTTTTTTTAATCAGGCAACTTTCCGGGAAAGATTTATCCGGATTCATTGTATTATACAAGCATTAAAAGACTTAAAGCGGATATACAATTAACAGCAATCCGGCCCCATCAAAATAATAAAATATGATTTAACAGAACCCCGGCAAAATATTTGCAGATGACGGAAGAAACAGATAGATGTTTCAGAGGAATTATACCGGTAATTTCCGGCATTAACAGATAGTATAAACCGAAAACCAGGATACCTTCAGTGATATGACTTCAGAGGATAAGCGGGAAACCCCCATCGGCAATGACATTAACTCCGTTAAAACTGAAAGGCTTATAGCAGCCTTAGGTTCTGATGATCATGACACCAGAAGACGGACGATAGCCGAACTGCAATCATCGGATAAGTCAGCAGTTGCCCCGATGTTGAGAGCACTGAATTCAGAAAATCCGGATATAAGAAGTGGATCAGCTGAAGTGCTCTCCGGATATGGCGAAGCTCTTATGCCGACATTTATCAGAATCCTGACTACAGGAAAAGAGAATGCAAGGGACGGAGCGGCAAGAGCTATAGGCAGATGCGGAAAAAGTTCACTCAGATATATTGAAGAGATAATCAATGATAATGACTACAGAAAGAGAAGGGGGGCAGTGCAGGCACTGGGCTATCTCGGTGAAAAAGACCCCAGCGTAACCGAAATTCTTACTGCTTTTCTTTACGACAAAAATGAGAAAGTCAGTCTTCAGTCAGCAAAATCCCTGAAATATCTGAAATGGAAACCTCAGAACAAAATGGAGGCTGCTGCATATTTTTATGCCTCCGGAGAAGTAAAAAAAGGTGCCCGTTACCCTGTAGAGACTGTATCCGTTGCAGTACGGGATTTTAAAAACCCGGATGTACAGAGACGGAAAAAGGCAGCAAAGCACCTCTCAGAGATAAATTCAGAAATTGTTATTCAGCCTCTTGCCGCACTTCTTCAGGACAATTCGGATGAGGTCAGATATACTGCAATTAAAGCAATAAGCAATATCAACGAGAGAAGATTTGTCCCGTATCTTGTAAAGGCAATGGAGGACAAGAACTCAAATATCCGCAATGAAGCTGCATGGGGACTTGACAGATATGGCTGGAAACCGCGTACATACTGGGAGAAGACAAGATACCTGATAATTAAGGAAAAATGGATCGAAATTATCCAGCTTAAGGATTATGCAATCCCTGTACTAATTGAATATCTCTGCGATGAAAACCCTGCTGTCAGGCTTAAGGTGACTGAAGTCTTAAAGGCAATGGGCAAACCGGGATATTCTGCAATAAATGAAGCCCTGAAATCAGAGAACCCTCTGTTAAGAAAGAGAGCAGCGGAGGCAGCGGCAATAATAAAAAATAAAATATCAGGGCAGAAATCAGGTGGAAATGCAAATATCAAAAATATTCCCGGCCAGGAAAATATTGAGGAGGAGATGCTGAGAAGAAGAGAGGACTTAAAAGATAAGGGCCTTAAATCCAGTGATGCCTGGAATCTGATACTGACAAAAAGCGGCATCCGGCCATTTGCCGCCGAAAGATTATCAAAGGCATTAAGCAGTGAGAATGAGATGGTCAGATCTTCCGCAGCGGAGAAGCTTGCAGGTATGGATTCAGTCTCTGAAGAGCCACTCCTTCACCTCTTAAAGGACAGGAAAAACAGTGTAAAGATAGCAGCAATTGAATCACTGGGAGAGCTTAAATCAAAAAAATCAGTGCCACACCTTGTAAATCTTCTCAGATATGAGAACAGATCTACGTGTATAACTGTCATTGAAGCACTTGGCAAAATAAAAGATCCGGAATCAGTAATACCGATGCTTAAAATATCGGCCGAAGGAGACAGTGAACTTAAAAATACAGTTTCTGCCGCAGTCTCCGGCATGGAAACAGCTGCACTGCCAACCTTAAAAGATGCCCTTGAAGGGAATAACAGTGGGATCAGAGTTGCAGCTATTGAGGCACTGGCAGGGATAAAACATACTATTTCAATCAGATATGCGGTCCGGATGCTCAATGACTCAGATTCACAGGTGAGGGAATCTGCTGTAAACGCATTAAAAGATATGAGTGATTTTATGTTCAATAATATCATGGATGAATCAGGGCGGCTGGCAACACAGGGAACAGCTCCGGAAAAAACAGGAATAATTGAAGCTCTCTCACGGATAAATGATTTAAGGGCAAAACAGGCAATACTGCCCTTTACAAAAGACAAAAATGAGACTGTCAGAAAAAAAGCCTGTGCCCGCATGGAACAGTCACCATAAAAGTCATTCATGAACCCGCGGGTTCACAGATGGCAGATGAAACAAATGTTTCATAGGAGAGAGGTGATGAAGATAAAATCACTATTTAATAACATTCACCACTGTTCCTGAATGATCATTCCACAAAACACAGATAAAAAAACCGGAAATTATCT
This window harbors:
- a CDS encoding HEAT repeat domain-containing protein — its product is MAIINNKKADNNSQKIENLVEALGSKDWKEREDAAIELTTLGRPAIIGLLKALNSDNTMLRSGAAEVLGTYGEAALPTLLKLVAAGKENTRDGAARAIAQSGETALNELKKAAKDKDYRRRRGAALTLAYLGYLGDPTKNVLLALLRDSNEKVSFEAAKSLKSINWEPENKLQSAVFYYSLADPVNSAKYPKEIITLAMRDLNNPDDNRRKKAIDLLAKLKSESVKEAMLKYLDDSCGEVRFTAIKTLSGIYDREMIPCFVTGLKDTHSGVRLESAWALDKYGWNPVNPEEKAEYYFIKEKWIDLLQMKDAAVPVLIKNLCDENPVIRLRATEVLRAMGKPGYLAIKNALKSDDENIRKRAAEAVAIINKKDSASNSGKEEPIPEFFGKYSIEEEIKKHKSQIKASGIKSRDSWLKILLNSEIEHSKAEKISGALSNENDMVRAAAIENLRQSGISAIEPLLYLLIDKKDNVKIAAIESLGDLKARRATPYLIKLCGNENRFVRMACAESLGKIREIKSIDALTNLFSDPDESVRKAASAAVSSIGPDALPKLKSILDDSDMTVRTTAIRTISGINDPIAISYTVRMLNDYEFDVRECASKAIKKMSNSMFNPLMDECRRIIVQGNELEKLGILFALADVDDLRAKEIITVFADDRNPKISQRAADLITKTGKRPEIKTEIIPELKYGSEIDEIISGLRSTDTGVQVSASEKVFSMGDEIIEPLIESMEKSNPEVQNLTAEILIGLGDPAIDGLVKHLSSGSLSTKMICAQSLGKIQNEKAYAALSGAMYNERDPVVRTAAAESLGFAGDDMAFDALIFAIKDEDSRVRIAAIRSLGYLNSKKAIKPLISALKEEDLNIINQITDSLKSLGEDAVRELSESLHSCKNSTIRYNIAEALDSLSWVPETERDIIYYLIAKDNWEEVRKTGEVAVGPLEEILSDDNYEVRLAALETIIAIGGKKTIMPMIKALMDPNSIVRKKSEAGLVKAGESALPYLEKTVAESDNPNLKTFAMKAIVKITS
- a CDS encoding HEAT repeat domain-containing protein, which codes for MTSEDKRETPIGNDINSVKTERLIAALGSDDHDTRRRTIAELQSSDKSAVAPMLRALNSENPDIRSGSAEVLSGYGEALMPTFIRILTTGKENARDGAARAIGRCGKSSLRYIEEIINDNDYRKRRGAVQALGYLGEKDPSVTEILTAFLYDKNEKVSLQSAKSLKYLKWKPQNKMEAAAYFYASGEVKKGARYPVETVSVAVRDFKNPDVQRRKKAAKHLSEINSEIVIQPLAALLQDNSDEVRYTAIKAISNINERRFVPYLVKAMEDKNSNIRNEAAWGLDRYGWKPRTYWEKTRYLIIKEKWIEIIQLKDYAIPVLIEYLCDENPAVRLKVTEVLKAMGKPGYSAINEALKSENPLLRKRAAEAAAIIKNKISGQKSGGNANIKNIPGQENIEEEMLRRREDLKDKGLKSSDAWNLILTKSGIRPFAAERLSKALSSENEMVRSSAAEKLAGMDSVSEEPLLHLLKDRKNSVKIAAIESLGELKSKKSVPHLVNLLRYENRSTCITVIEALGKIKDPESVIPMLKISAEGDSELKNTVSAAVSGMETAALPTLKDALEGNNSGIRVAAIEALAGIKHTISIRYAVRMLNDSDSQVRESAVNALKDMSDFMFNNIMDESGRLATQGTAPEKTGIIEALSRINDLRAKQAILPFTKDKNETVRKKACARMEQSP